From the Pseudomonas monsensis genome, the window GCCAGATAGACCACGCGCGGACGCTCATCGGAGACGCTCGGACTGAAGCGAATGGCTTTTTCCGGCTGCGGCATCGCATTCGTCCACAGCGGCACCTGGCCTTTGGACAAGCGCGTCAGGGTTGCTGAAAGCTTCGCCAGGCGTGGCGCACCGAGCAGCATCCGCGCACCGTTGGCCACGTGCAGAGTAAAACGTGCGCCTTGCAGGGTCTTGGCGAAATTTCCTTCGATCCAGTCAGCGGTTTTCTGATGCGTGGCGTTACGGGCGCGGAGTTTTTTCACCAGTTCGCCGGTGTTGATGCCTACAGGGCAGCGTTGCGCACACAAGCCGGTGGCGGCGCAGGTGTCGATGCCTTGGTACGCGTAGGCTTCTTCCAGTTCGCGGGTGTCGATGCCAGCGCGTTTTTTTGCCTGAATGTCACGCCAGATCACGATGCGCTGGCGCGGACTCAGGGTCAGGCCTTTCGATGGGCAGACCGGTTCGCAGAAGCCGCACTCGATGCATTTATCCACAATCTCGTCGGCCGCCGGCAGCGGCTTCAGGTGCTTGAGGTGAATCTGCGGATCTTCGCTGAGCACCACGTCCGGGTTGAGGATGCCGTTGGGGTCGAGCAGACGTTTGAGCTGCCACATCAGTTGATAGGCATCGCTGCCCCATTCTAGCTCCACGAACGGCGCCATGTTGCGCCCGGTGCCGTGCTCGGCCTTCAGCGAGCCACCGAATTCCACCGCCACCAGTTGCGCGACGTCGTCCATGAACGCCTGATAGCGTGCGATTTCTTCCGCGCTGTTGAAGCCTTGGGTGAAGACGAAGTGCAGATTGCCTTCCAGTGCGTGTCCGAAAAGGATCGCTTCGTCGTAGGCATGCTTGTCGAATAGCTCGATCAGGCGATTGACGCCGATGGCCAGTTGCTCGACCGGAAAAGTCACGTCTTCGATGATCACCGTGGTGCCGGTTTTGCGTACGGCACCGACGGCGGGGAAGGTGTCCTTGCGAATCGCCCAGAGGCGGGCGTTCTCGATCGGGTCTTCGGTGAAGTCGACTTGTTTTTCCACAGGGAAACCGCTGAGTGACGCCATGATCTGCGCCAGCTGTTCCTGCAGCAAAGAGGAAGAGGCGGCGCGGGATTCGATCAGCAGGGCGCAGGCATTGTTCGACAGCTGTTGTACGAAAGCGGGCATGCCGGGTTTGTCCTGCACCGAGCGCAGGCTGCGTCGATCGAGCAGTTCCACCGCCGACACCGGTTGGCTTTTCAGCACGGTGACCGCGTTGCAGCAGGTTTCCACATCCGGAAACACGATCAGCGCCGACGCCTTGTGCGGGTGATCGATCACTGTGTCGTAGGTCACCGCACTGATAAAACCGAGGGTGCCTTCGGAGCCAACCAACAGGTGGCTCAAGATATCCACAGGCTCGTCGAAATCCACCAGGGCGTTGAGTGACAGGCCGGTGGTATTTTTCAGGCGGTATTTGTGGCGAATTCTCGCGGCCAGCTCGGCATTGGCGCGGGTCTCGCGGCCCAATGTCGCGAGGCGCTCCAGCAGATCGCCATGACTGTTGCGAAATGCTCCGACACTGGCAGCGTCTTCGGTGTCGAGACGCGTGCCATCGGCCAGCACCAGGCGCATCCCGGCCAGCGTGTGATAGGTGTTTTGCGCCGTGCCGCAGCACATGCCACTGGCGTTGTTGGCGACGATGCCGCCGATCTTGCAGGCGTTGATCGACGCCGGGTCCGGGCCGATCTTGCGGCCGAACGGTGCCAGCCATGCGTTGGCCTGCGCACCGATGACGCCCGGCTGCAGGCGGATTTGCGTGCCTTGGCCGCGAATCTCGCGGGCGTTCCAGTTATCCCCCAGCACGATCAGCACCGAATCGCTGATGGCTTGCCCGGAAAGGCTGGTGCCCGCAGCGCGGAAGGTCACCGGAACGTGGTCGCGCTGGGCCAGTTTCAACAGGCCGACGACTTCATCTTCGGACTCGACGCGGATGACCAGTTTCGGGATCAGCCGATAAAAACTGGCGTCAGTGCCAAAGGCCAGCGTCGATAGCGGATCATCAAAACGGCGCTCGGCCGGAATCAGTTGTTGCGCATCACGCAGGAAATTCACCGGAAGCGTCATTGGTCCTCCAGGATCAGCACTACGAGGTCTTTCGGGCCGTGAGCGCCGTAAGCCAGGACTTGCTCGATGTCAGCGGTTTTCGACGGGCCGGACACCAATAATGCGTTGGTCGGCATGCCTTGGGCCCACTCGAATTCCTGCTGTACCTGATAGAAGTTGTCACGAATTTCGCTGGCCTTGAGCAGGGCGAAATGCACCGGCGGCACCAGGCTCATCAACCGCGGTTCTTCGCGGGTCGGCCAGATAATCAGGCTGCCGGTGGCGGCAATTGCGCCGAGGGTGCCGGTGAGGCTGGCCGGGGTGTCGTCGAACAACTCGGCTTTCCATGCTTCCATCGGCCGGTCGTAGGATTTCAGCGCGGGCAGATCAGGATGATTCGCCCAGTGTTGTGTGATGCGTTGCCCGTGCGCTGTAGTCGGCGCGATCAACAGGCTTGGCAACTGACGGTCACGCAGCAACTGCGCGAGCAGCGCCGGCCAGTCTGCGTCAGAGGTCAGATGAATTTCGGTGTGCACCGCTTCCATCAGTTTGCGCAGTTGCGGGATGCGTTGATCGGCGCTGTAGGTGTAAGGCTGCGTCACCAGATCGACATCAAAGTTGTCGGCAATCGGTGTGGCGCCGGTCAGGCTTTTCCGCAGCTTGGCGAGGATATTTTGCTTGGCGCTCATCAGCGGTCTCCCTGTTTGGCCAGATGCTCGCGGGCCATGTCGTGCAGTGAGCGGGCGGCGGGTTTCGGTGCGCTGTGGTTTTGCGTCCACGGGCCGACGTTGCTTGGCGTCAGCGCGCGCAGGCGTGTGGCGAAGAAGCCGAACAGTCGATACAGCGTCGGCGAGCTGTTGAGTTTCGCCCAGGCGTTCCAGATGAAACGCTCCTTGCGCGAATACTTGCTGCCCTGGCCGCGCATCACTTGATGCGGCGAGTCCGGGGCCTTGACGTTTTCTTCGCGCAAACGACGCAGGATTGCCGGGATCGGAATTTTTACCGGACACACTTCACCGCAGGCGCCGCACAGCGACGAAGCGCTCGGGTGATCCGGGACTTTCGCCAGGCCGACCATGTGCGGGGTGATGATTTTGCCGATCGGTCCCGGGTACACCTCGCCGTAGGTGTGGCCGCCGACGCGGGTGTAGACCGGGCAATGATTCATACAGGCGCCGCAGCGGATGCAATTCAGGGTCTGGCGCAATTCGCTGTCGGCAAAGGCCTGGCTGCGACCGTTGTCGAGCAGCACCAGATGCACTTCCTGCGGGCCGTCGAGTTCATGTTCCTTGCGCGGGCCGGAGATCATGTTGACGTAGGTGGTGATCGGAATACCCAGCGCCGAGCGGGTCAGCAGCGACAGCAGCGGCACCACGTCGCGCAGGTTTTCCACAACCTTTTCGATGCCGGTAACGGCGATGTGCACCGGTGGCACGGTGGTGGTCATGCGCCCGTTGCCTTCGTTTTCCACCAGCAGCAGGGTGCCGGTTTCGGCGACGGCGAAGTTCACACCGGAGACGCCGATGTCCGCTTCGAAGAATTTCTGCCGCAGGACTCTGCGACCGATCTGAATGAGTTGGTCAACGTCCTTGGTGTATTCCACGCCAAGTTTGTCGTGGAACAAGGACGCGACCTGACCGGCATTCTTGTGGATCGCCGGCATAATGATGTGTGAAGGCTTCTCGTGGTCGAGCTGGACGATGTATTCCCCCATGTCGGACTCCAGGCATTCAACACCTTGAGCCTCGAGGAAATGGTTCATCTCCATCTCTTCGCTGACCATCGATTTGCCCTTGATCACTTGCCGCGCCTCGTGAGCGCGGATGATCGACAAGACGATGCCATTGGCCTCGTCCACCGTTTCCGCCCAGTGCACTGTCACACCGTTGCGGGTCAGGTTCTTTTCCAGTTGCTCGAGCAGGTCGGGCAACTTGGAGAGCGCACGCGCCCTGATCGAGTTGCCCAGGGCGCGCAGATGTTCTCTTTCGTGGGCATCACTGAAAGCGGCTGCCCGCTTGACCATCAGTGAGTCCATGGCCGT encodes:
- a CDS encoding LutB/LldF family L-lactate oxidation iron-sulfur protein; this encodes MSTSAIIPTVAVEEDFRTRAHNALGDQQLRNNFRTAMDSLMVKRAAAFSDAHEREHLRALGNSIRARALSKLPDLLEQLEKNLTRNGVTVHWAETVDEANGIVLSIIRAHEARQVIKGKSMVSEEMEMNHFLEAQGVECLESDMGEYIVQLDHEKPSHIIMPAIHKNAGQVASLFHDKLGVEYTKDVDQLIQIGRRVLRQKFFEADIGVSGVNFAVAETGTLLLVENEGNGRMTTTVPPVHIAVTGIEKVVENLRDVVPLLSLLTRSALGIPITTYVNMISGPRKEHELDGPQEVHLVLLDNGRSQAFADSELRQTLNCIRCGACMNHCPVYTRVGGHTYGEVYPGPIGKIITPHMVGLAKVPDHPSASSLCGACGEVCPVKIPIPAILRRLREENVKAPDSPHQVMRGQGSKYSRKERFIWNAWAKLNSSPTLYRLFGFFATRLRALTPSNVGPWTQNHSAPKPAARSLHDMAREHLAKQGDR
- a CDS encoding FAD-binding and (Fe-S)-binding domain-containing protein, with product MTLPVNFLRDAQQLIPAERRFDDPLSTLAFGTDASFYRLIPKLVIRVESEDEVVGLLKLAQRDHVPVTFRAAGTSLSGQAISDSVLIVLGDNWNAREIRGQGTQIRLQPGVIGAQANAWLAPFGRKIGPDPASINACKIGGIVANNASGMCCGTAQNTYHTLAGMRLVLADGTRLDTEDAASVGAFRNSHGDLLERLATLGRETRANAELAARIRHKYRLKNTTGLSLNALVDFDEPVDILSHLLVGSEGTLGFISAVTYDTVIDHPHKASALIVFPDVETCCNAVTVLKSQPVSAVELLDRRSLRSVQDKPGMPAFVQQLSNNACALLIESRAASSSLLQEQLAQIMASLSGFPVEKQVDFTEDPIENARLWAIRKDTFPAVGAVRKTGTTVIIEDVTFPVEQLAIGVNRLIELFDKHAYDEAILFGHALEGNLHFVFTQGFNSAEEIARYQAFMDDVAQLVAVEFGGSLKAEHGTGRNMAPFVELEWGSDAYQLMWQLKRLLDPNGILNPDVVLSEDPQIHLKHLKPLPAADEIVDKCIECGFCEPVCPSKGLTLSPRQRIVIWRDIQAKKRAGIDTRELEEAYAYQGIDTCAATGLCAQRCPVGINTGELVKKLRARNATHQKTADWIEGNFAKTLQGARFTLHVANGARMLLGAPRLAKLSATLTRLSKGQVPLWTNAMPQPEKAIRFSPSVSDERPRVVYLAACVSRVMGPAAGDKEQMSLYDKTRGLLEKAGYQVVFPDNQDNLCCGQPFASKGYAEQAEHKRQELISALLHASRGGLDPIYCDTSPCTLRLVQDVGEVRLDLYDPVRFIRTHLLDRLEFTPQDAPIAVHVTCSTQHLGESQALIDLARKCSTNVVIPEGIHCCGFAGDKGFTTPELNSHSLRTLKEAVQHCSEGISTSRTCEIGLTQHGGIDYHGLVYLVDRVTRAKAC
- a CDS encoding LutC/YkgG family protein; this translates as MSAKQNILAKLRKSLTGATPIADNFDVDLVTQPYTYSADQRIPQLRKLMEAVHTEIHLTSDADWPALLAQLLRDRQLPSLLIAPTTAHGQRITQHWANHPDLPALKSYDRPMEAWKAELFDDTPASLTGTLGAIAATGSLIIWPTREEPRLMSLVPPVHFALLKASEIRDNFYQVQQEFEWAQGMPTNALLVSGPSKTADIEQVLAYGAHGPKDLVVLILEDQ